Proteins co-encoded in one Bradyrhizobium sp. 170 genomic window:
- the mauJ gene encoding methylamine utilization protein MauJ: MREMSFTQEFFRRLARECELAERFPAPPEGDGSEYDAEEAQQERYRKLGVRNGSRFLHVGVDNQVTWPKEEKLITFDQYQLVLMPKTKDHVQSVHIDLTANRVDESTAMTVINRFLSVMAWCDDNFAIAEYGWSGNPVPVPLSKRDLAFTMAHDYIFDRKIPNSEEVRRALALYREARNAQQNGFISYAVLNYYKIIEIRHPGKEAARTWFRTHFEALQIEPKEDDDINRFLALCGNDPPHKYIHDSCRIAVAHAGKHSKSDPDDAHEVVRLHTAARVMHKLARRFIEQEFAVSDVMYSGD, encoded by the coding sequence ATGCGCGAGATGTCGTTTACCCAGGAATTCTTTCGGCGGCTGGCGCGGGAATGTGAGCTTGCCGAGCGCTTTCCGGCACCACCCGAAGGCGATGGCTCGGAGTACGATGCCGAAGAGGCCCAGCAGGAACGCTACCGGAAGCTCGGCGTACGCAATGGCTCGCGCTTTCTCCATGTCGGCGTGGATAACCAGGTCACGTGGCCGAAGGAGGAAAAGCTCATCACCTTCGATCAATACCAGCTTGTGCTTATGCCCAAGACCAAGGACCACGTGCAATCGGTTCACATCGATCTGACGGCCAACCGCGTTGACGAGTCGACCGCCATGACGGTCATCAACCGCTTTCTTAGCGTGATGGCATGGTGCGACGACAATTTCGCGATCGCGGAATATGGATGGTCGGGAAATCCTGTGCCGGTTCCGTTGTCAAAGCGCGATCTCGCCTTCACAATGGCGCATGACTACATTTTTGACCGGAAGATACCGAATTCCGAGGAGGTCCGGCGCGCGCTTGCGCTTTACCGAGAAGCGCGCAATGCACAGCAAAACGGATTCATCAGCTATGCCGTGCTGAACTATTACAAGATCATCGAGATCCGGCATCCCGGCAAAGAGGCCGCGCGGACATGGTTTCGCACTCATTTTGAGGCGTTGCAGATTGAGCCCAAGGAAGACGACGACATCAACCGCTTCCTGGCCTTATGCGGTAACGACCCGCCGCACAAATACATCCACGATTCATGCCGCATCGCGGTAGCTCATGCAGGTAAGCACTCGAAATCCGATCCCGACGACGCCCACGAGGTCGTTCGTCTGCACACGGCGGCCCGTGTCATGCACAAATTGGCGCGTCGCTTCATCGAGCAGGAGTTTGCCGTTTCGGACGTGATGTACTCCGGCGATTGA